The Nitrospiraceae bacterium genome has a window encoding:
- a CDS encoding GNAT family N-acetyltransferase has protein sequence MAIELQWARAEDAPDIAALIAELLEEIMAVIGQRAFDVDRARTIELAREGLATGQCRILLARDVGAGATVGLLSLCEGYALYAGGRFGTMPEVYVRPLYRSQGVGARLIREAVRFGRARQWTRLEVNTPPLPAFERSLVFYERQGFSPSGGRKLKLSL, from the coding sequence ATGGCCATCGAGCTGCAATGGGCACGAGCGGAGGATGCGCCGGACATTGCCGCGTTGATTGCGGAATTGCTCGAGGAGATCATGGCCGTGATCGGGCAGCGCGCCTTCGATGTCGATCGTGCCCGGACGATTGAGTTGGCGCGCGAGGGGCTGGCCACCGGGCAATGCCGAATTCTGCTCGCCCGAGACGTGGGCGCCGGTGCAACGGTCGGGCTCCTCAGTCTCTGTGAGGGCTATGCGTTGTATGCAGGAGGAAGATTCGGGACCATGCCGGAGGTCTACGTGCGGCCGCTCTACCGCTCGCAAGGCGTGGGGGCGAGGCTGATTCGCGAGGCAGTCCGGTTCGGACGAGCGCGACAGTGGACAAGGTTGGAAGTGAATACGCCGCCGTTGCCCGCGTTCGAGCGCTCGCTTGTGTTTTATGAGCGGCAGGGGTTCAGCCCGTCCGGCGGACGAAAACTGAAGCTGAGTTTGTGA
- a CDS encoding HEAT repeat domain-containing protein, whose protein sequence is MTPIRRSAALLTLGLCLLPFIIAAPAEARREVWTNDQKSKLQQADRLFLETIVLTSQADSDRAAIEAVLSQRLRSLGYTIVGDSSQPIDLTVKIKCEERKTWEGPIRSGGDADQPDAASRLWKGPACQFLYRLNQQWADWRYEVRTERATDGGKQAGANLAARLREDDFPYLLAAEWQQAARLLPVLLDSKAEPPRQAAIATLLGNMPAVEAIPALGKAAQSPHVEVSQAALIALGNIGQEQCIPMLLNSLTSTEPKTRLAAIKGLGRLAPLYPTSDIVPVLLARLPQEPIVEQIEIVRALGRTPDRRILPPLKELNRAVQEQARSDSAADLKELRAALGQALDQFDGTHTAE, encoded by the coding sequence ATGACACCGATTCGCCGAAGCGCCGCGCTGCTCACCCTTGGTCTATGCCTCCTGCCCTTTATAATCGCAGCCCCTGCCGAGGCCCGTCGGGAGGTCTGGACTAACGACCAAAAATCCAAGCTGCAGCAGGCCGATCGGCTGTTCCTCGAAACCATCGTCCTCACCTCGCAAGCGGACAGTGATCGCGCCGCCATTGAAGCCGTCTTGTCGCAGCGCTTGCGCAGCCTGGGCTACACGATCGTCGGCGATTCCTCGCAACCCATCGACCTCACCGTGAAGATAAAGTGCGAAGAACGCAAGACCTGGGAAGGACCGATTCGGTCCGGCGGCGACGCGGATCAACCGGATGCCGCGTCGCGATTGTGGAAAGGCCCGGCCTGCCAGTTTCTCTATCGGTTGAATCAACAATGGGCCGACTGGCGATACGAGGTCCGTACGGAGCGAGCCACCGACGGGGGCAAGCAGGCCGGAGCCAACCTCGCAGCCCGACTGCGTGAGGATGATTTTCCCTACCTGTTGGCGGCTGAATGGCAGCAGGCAGCACGCTTGCTCCCGGTGCTGCTGGACAGCAAGGCCGAACCCCCGCGACAAGCAGCCATCGCCACCCTGCTCGGAAACATGCCCGCCGTCGAAGCCATTCCTGCCTTGGGCAAGGCAGCCCAGAGTCCCCACGTGGAGGTATCACAGGCTGCGTTGATCGCGCTCGGCAATATCGGCCAGGAACAATGCATTCCGATGTTGTTGAACTCGCTGACCTCGACGGAGCCCAAGACCAGACTGGCCGCCATCAAAGGTTTGGGACGGCTCGCTCCGCTGTACCCGACCAGCGACATCGTGCCTGTCCTCCTAGCCCGATTGCCCCAGGAGCCGATCGTCGAGCAAATCGAGATCGTCCGCGCCCTTGGCCGTACCCCCGACCGGCGCATTCTCCCACCGCTGAAAGAATTGAACCGCGCGGTGCAGGAACAGGCCCGCTCGGACAGCGCCGCCGATCTCAAAGAATTACGCGCCGCGCTCGGCCAGGCGCTGGATCAATTCGACGGCACGCATACGGCGGAATAG
- a CDS encoding DNA-3-methyladenine glycosylase I: MSKRAVKIDRVRCAWAGEKPHMIRYHDEEWGRPVHDDRTHFEMLLLEGAQAGLTWDTILRRRDGYRQAFAGFDPLEVARFDAKKQAALLQDSGIIRNRLKIDAAVTNAQAFLVIQREFGSFDRYVWTFVGGRPQVNRWKTMREVPVTTPQSDALSKDLKKRGFRFVGSTIIYAYMQAIGMVDDHTRDCFRARRT; the protein is encoded by the coding sequence ATGAGCAAACGGGCTGTTAAAATCGACCGGGTGCGTTGTGCCTGGGCCGGCGAAAAGCCGCACATGATCCGCTATCATGATGAGGAATGGGGACGGCCGGTCCATGACGATCGCACTCACTTTGAGATGCTGCTGCTCGAAGGGGCGCAAGCGGGATTGACGTGGGACACGATTCTTCGGCGTCGGGACGGCTACCGCCAAGCCTTCGCCGGATTCGATCCTCTTGAGGTGGCCCGGTTCGACGCCAAGAAGCAGGCGGCCTTGCTCCAGGACTCAGGCATCATCCGCAATCGGTTGAAGATCGATGCCGCGGTGACGAACGCCCAGGCATTCTTGGTGATCCAACGGGAGTTCGGTTCGTTCGACCGGTATGTCTGGACGTTCGTTGGAGGGCGGCCTCAGGTGAACCGCTGGAAGACAATGCGCGAAGTGCCGGTGACCACGCCCCAAAGCGACGCGCTTTCGAAGGACCTCAAAAAACGGGGCTTCCGTTTCGTCGGCAGCACGATCATTTATGCCTACATGCAGGCGATCGGCATGGTCGACGACCATACCAGAGACTGTTTCCGCGCCCGCCGCACGTAA
- a CDS encoding HDOD domain-containing protein, with protein MPSAQELVESCDCLVSLPEIYLRVREVVDNPDSSMNDLAKVLALDPAITARILQVVNSPLYGLPKKIGTLSQAVGLLGMQPIQDIVFATSVAKAFPRIEASVMDVTAYWRKSVRCGLLATSLGKLARLEDPEGLFVIGLLRDVGHLVMYQTVPARAQSALVEAGHLSQSIAEVEQSNIGCDYTEVGGELLKKWGMPASIESAIRHQLTPSEAGEHEGIAGVIGVSGALSDYLENLPADKEVDQDVIQATVAPIRLTLGQASGAIEAVHSQLRDVLNLIYPKAMAMAA; from the coding sequence ATGCCATCGGCTCAAGAACTCGTCGAATCCTGCGATTGTCTTGTCTCATTGCCGGAAATATATCTCCGCGTCCGCGAGGTCGTCGACAATCCGGATTCATCGATGAATGACCTTGCCAAGGTGTTGGCACTTGACCCCGCGATTACCGCCCGCATCCTGCAAGTGGTCAACAGCCCGCTCTACGGACTCCCGAAAAAAATCGGCACCTTGAGCCAGGCGGTGGGATTGCTCGGCATGCAACCGATTCAAGACATCGTATTCGCCACGTCGGTCGCCAAGGCCTTCCCTCGAATCGAGGCCTCTGTGATGGACGTGACGGCCTATTGGCGGAAAAGCGTGCGCTGCGGGCTGCTCGCCACCAGCCTCGGTAAACTCGCCCGCCTTGAGGATCCTGAAGGGCTTTTCGTGATCGGCCTATTGCGCGACGTCGGCCACTTGGTCATGTACCAGACCGTCCCGGCCCGGGCACAGTCGGCGCTGGTCGAAGCGGGCCACCTGAGCCAGTCGATCGCGGAAGTAGAACAATCGAACATCGGGTGCGATTACACGGAGGTCGGCGGCGAGTTGCTGAAGAAGTGGGGCATGCCCGCATCGATCGAATCCGCGATCCGCCATCAACTCACCCCATCGGAAGCCGGTGAGCACGAGGGCATCGCAGGCGTCATCGGGGTGAGCGGCGCGCTGTCGGATTATCTCGAAAACCTGCCGGCCGATAAGGAAGTAGATCAGGACGTCATCCAAGCCACGGTGGCGCCGATTCGCCTGACGCTGGGACAGGCGAGCGGAGCGATCGAGGCAGTGCATAGCCAGCTGCGCGACGTGCTCAACCTGATCTATCCCAAAGCCATGGCGATGGCGGCGTAG
- a CDS encoding NAD(P)/FAD-dependent oxidoreductase — protein MVDSGLTTEICIIGGGAAGLAAAIFAAEQPGHPSVHVLDGAKSFGAKILVSGGGRCNVTHASVSADDFFGTRHLVRNVLASFPVSRTVEWFASLGVELKQEETGKLFPVTNKARTVVEALLRRCRQVGVVLRPDHRVRTLTRTSSSGESEMDDLPSFVVGHRHGELLAKRVILATGGRSLPRSGSDGAGYDLARRLGHQVTPISPALVALTLEGTFFHRLLSGSSQETELTTMLGGKVSDRRTGNLLWTHFGVSGPVVMDASRLWTEAHREGRQVQVSANFLPGMNLEQARDWFLAEAAAHPKRSLLKTLACLLPEGLAEAIARRAGCDFQQATAQVPRPAREQLLAWLTRCRLPVTGDRGWNFAEVTAGGIPLEEIDYRTMESKVVPGLHLVGEILDCDGRIGGFNFQWAWATGYLAGRAAGVAVGKT, from the coding sequence ATGGTTGATTCGGGACTGACAACCGAAATCTGCATCATCGGGGGCGGCGCCGCCGGTTTGGCTGCAGCCATCTTCGCGGCGGAACAGCCTGGGCACCCGTCCGTGCACGTACTCGACGGGGCCAAAAGTTTCGGCGCTAAGATCCTCGTCTCCGGCGGCGGCCGCTGCAACGTGACGCATGCATCGGTCTCGGCCGACGATTTTTTCGGCACCAGACATTTGGTGCGCAACGTGCTCGCATCATTTCCCGTGTCGCGGACGGTCGAGTGGTTCGCGTCGCTTGGGGTGGAACTCAAGCAAGAGGAAACAGGCAAACTGTTCCCCGTCACGAACAAGGCCCGCACGGTTGTCGAGGCGCTGCTGCGCCGTTGTCGCCAGGTGGGCGTCGTATTGCGGCCGGATCATCGCGTGCGGACGCTGACACGAACCTCGAGCAGCGGTGAGAGCGAGATGGACGACCTGCCCTCGTTCGTCGTCGGGCATAGGCATGGCGAGCTCCTTGCGAAGCGCGTCATTCTGGCAACCGGCGGACGGTCGCTCCCGCGCAGCGGCAGCGACGGGGCCGGTTATGATCTCGCGCGAAGACTCGGCCATCAGGTGACTCCCATCTCGCCGGCGCTGGTCGCGCTGACGCTCGAGGGCACGTTCTTTCACCGGTTGCTGTCCGGCTCCTCGCAGGAAACGGAATTGACGACGATGCTCGGCGGAAAGGTGTCGGATCGGCGGACCGGCAATCTCCTATGGACCCATTTCGGTGTGAGCGGCCCGGTCGTGATGGATGCGAGCCGCCTCTGGACCGAGGCCCATCGCGAGGGGCGTCAGGTTCAGGTGTCCGCCAACTTTCTTCCCGGTATGAATTTGGAGCAGGCGAGGGACTGGTTTTTGGCCGAGGCCGCGGCGCATCCCAAACGATCGCTGCTCAAGACATTGGCTTGTCTCTTGCCGGAGGGATTGGCTGAAGCGATCGCGCGGCGGGCGGGGTGCGATTTCCAGCAAGCCACGGCCCAGGTGCCTCGGCCGGCGCGGGAGCAGCTGCTTGCCTGGTTGACTCGTTGCCGGCTCCCGGTGACGGGCGACCGAGGATGGAATTTTGCCGAGGTCACGGCCGGCGGAATTCCGTTGGAGGAAATCGACTATCGCACCATGGAATCGAAGGTCGTGCCGGGGCTGCACCTGGTCGGCGAGATTCTCGATTGCGACGGGCGTATCGGCGGGTTCAATTTTCAGTGGGCCTGGGCGACCGGCTATTTGGCCGGCCGAGCGGCGGGCGTTGCGGTGGGGAAGACGTGA
- a CDS encoding alpha/beta hydrolase, with amino-acid sequence MDLVFPALIVPGIGNSGARHWQTRWERRHPWWRRVRQRDWDRPDRMDWVGGLERALRACVAPPVLIAHSLGCLTVAHWAAQADCPVKAAFLVAPPDPSSPSFPNQAHGFHPVPSMRLPFPSLVVTSSNDSLGSATFARRCASAWGSLFFDIGAAGHINADSDLGDWPEGLRLLARVVATADSDLEP; translated from the coding sequence ATGGATTTGGTGTTTCCCGCCCTGATCGTGCCGGGGATCGGCAATTCCGGCGCTCGGCATTGGCAAACGCGGTGGGAGCGGCGGCATCCCTGGTGGCGGCGGGTACGCCAGCGGGACTGGGATCGTCCGGACCGGATGGACTGGGTCGGCGGTCTCGAACGGGCGCTCCGGGCCTGTGTGGCGCCGCCGGTTCTGATCGCCCATAGTCTCGGGTGCCTGACCGTCGCGCATTGGGCTGCCCAAGCCGATTGTCCCGTGAAGGCTGCGTTTCTGGTGGCTCCGCCTGATCCCAGCTCTCCGAGCTTTCCAAATCAAGCGCATGGTTTCCATCCGGTCCCGTCAATGCGCCTGCCTTTTCCCAGCTTGGTGGTCACCAGCAGCAACGATTCCTTGGGAAGCGCGACCTTTGCCCGTCGCTGTGCAAGCGCTTGGGGCAGCCTATTTTTCGATATCGGCGCCGCCGGCCATATCAATGCCGACAGCGACTTGGGGGATTGGCCGGAGGGCCTGCGTCTTCTCGCGCGCGTGGTCGCGACGGCTGACTCGGACCTCGAACCGTGA
- a CDS encoding TIGR03862 family flavoprotein has protein sequence MRIAIIGGGPAGLMAAESALAAGGTVELFDAMPSLGRKFLLAGRGGLNLTHSEPTDAFLARYGSRRRQLEPLLTAFGPEQVRAWAAGLGIETFVGSSSRIFPVDMKAAPLLRAWLRRLRQSGLTVQVRHRWDGWEGNQLRFVTPDGVRLVQAEAMVLALGGASWPKTGSTGGWVPLLRDRGVEIAPLKPANCGFDVGWSEFFRTKFAGQPVKTVGLVAKGVDGEVLRRQGEFVITERGIEGGVVYAVAACLRDVIDAHGKATLRLDLAPDRQLPRLIADLAQPRGKRTVATQLKRRAHIEGVKSGLLRELLPKDVFNDPQRLAPAIKSLPLTLTAARPLAEAISTAGGVRFEALDERLMCRKQPGLFFAGEMLDWEAPTGGYLLNACFASGRIAGAGAAAWANEQAGA, from the coding sequence ATGCGGATTGCGATTATCGGGGGGGGGCCGGCGGGGCTGATGGCTGCCGAGTCGGCCTTGGCTGCCGGCGGCACAGTGGAATTGTTCGACGCGATGCCGTCTCTCGGCCGGAAGTTCCTGCTCGCCGGCAGGGGCGGATTGAATCTGACCCATTCGGAACCGACGGACGCCTTTCTGGCCCGTTATGGATCCCGGCGCAGACAGTTGGAGCCGCTGTTGACGGCATTCGGGCCAGAGCAAGTACGCGCATGGGCCGCGGGGCTGGGGATCGAGACCTTCGTCGGTTCGTCGTCCCGCATCTTCCCTGTCGACATGAAGGCTGCGCCGCTCTTGCGCGCATGGCTGCGGCGACTGCGCCAATCCGGCCTCACGGTCCAGGTGCGCCATCGCTGGGATGGATGGGAGGGCAACCAGTTGCGGTTCGTCACTCCCGATGGGGTTCGTTTGGTTCAGGCCGAGGCGATGGTGCTGGCGTTAGGCGGGGCTAGTTGGCCCAAGACCGGTTCGACCGGGGGGTGGGTGCCATTGCTACGCGACCGTGGGGTGGAGATTGCGCCGCTGAAGCCGGCCAACTGCGGATTTGATGTGGGTTGGAGCGAGTTCTTCCGCACAAAGTTCGCCGGCCAACCGGTGAAGACCGTCGGGCTTGTGGCAAAAGGGGTCGACGGCGAGGTGCTCAGGCGGCAGGGTGAATTCGTCATCACCGAGCGGGGCATCGAAGGCGGCGTGGTCTATGCGGTGGCGGCCTGTCTTCGTGACGTGATCGACGCCCACGGCAAGGCGACGCTTCGGCTGGACTTGGCGCCGGATCGGCAGTTGCCGCGGCTTATCGCGGACCTGGCGCAGCCGCGCGGCAAACGTACCGTTGCAACGCAATTGAAACGTCGCGCCCACATTGAAGGTGTCAAATCGGGACTCTTGCGGGAACTGTTGCCGAAGGATGTCTTCAACGATCCCCAACGGCTGGCCCCGGCGATTAAATCCTTACCGCTGACGCTCACGGCGGCGAGGCCGTTGGCGGAGGCGATCAGCACGGCGGGCGGCGTCCGGTTCGAAGCGCTGGATGAACGGCTCATGTGCCGGAAGCAGCCTGGTCTGTTTTTCGCCGGTGAGATGTTGGATTGGGAGGCCCCGACCGGCGGATATCTTCTGAATGCCTGTTTTGCCAGCGGCCGGATTGCCGGCGCCGGAGCCGCTGCGTGGGCCAACGAGCAAGCGGGGGCGTGA
- a CDS encoding cytochrome P450, whose translation MVPASSGTIPPNSPPVSKWFGFFPNFRKDVLGFLVDCRRYGDVVKLPVGLVGEWLLRRPDPALYVLYHPDDVKHVLVGNQHNYVKGPVPPVERRIFGQGLLHLEGAAHHAHRRLLLPFFHGTHIHAYAEAIVTQTARVVERWQEGQQVDVGQAMSRLTLSIIWPVLFGQELGEEAERVAASIEVGHRLINKQYHSIFAQLTPLWIPTRLHRRFGRFHDALEGLIRQRIRERRADPREQQDVLSLLCRARDEQGHPLTENAVRDELVTLMLAGHETTANALTWTWILLSRSPEIRAKLDAELNTVLQGRAPSTADLPHLVYTKMLWDESLRLYPPAWSLHTRVSAAEDPLPSGVRLPAGAYVLISPWSIHRDPRWFPDPERFDPERFAPQTDQVRPAFSYLPFGGGGRRCMGEAFAELEGILVLATLASRTSLQLPDRASTEPDALMTLRPKHPVVMTVTPLTSRVAASSEPSRR comes from the coding sequence ATGGTCCCAGCTTCCTCAGGCACCATACCGCCCAACAGCCCACCCGTCTCGAAATGGTTCGGCTTTTTCCCCAACTTTCGGAAGGACGTCCTCGGCTTCCTCGTCGACTGCCGCCGCTACGGCGACGTGGTGAAACTGCCTGTCGGTCTAGTGGGAGAGTGGCTGCTTCGCCGGCCCGATCCGGCCCTCTATGTCCTGTACCACCCCGACGATGTCAAACACGTGCTGGTCGGCAATCAACACAACTATGTGAAGGGTCCGGTTCCGCCGGTCGAACGCAGGATCTTCGGACAGGGACTTCTCCATCTCGAAGGCGCCGCGCACCATGCGCACCGGCGGCTGCTGTTGCCGTTTTTTCACGGCACCCATATCCACGCCTACGCCGAGGCGATCGTGACGCAAACCGCCCGTGTCGTCGAACGGTGGCAGGAGGGACAGCAGGTCGACGTCGGACAGGCTATGAGTCGTCTGACACTCTCGATCATCTGGCCGGTGCTCTTCGGACAAGAATTGGGAGAGGAAGCGGAGCGAGTCGCCGCCTCCATCGAGGTGGGCCATCGCCTGATCAACAAACAGTATCACTCCATCTTTGCACAGCTTACTCCGCTGTGGATTCCGACGAGACTGCATCGGCGGTTTGGCCGTTTCCATGACGCGCTGGAGGGACTCATCCGGCAGCGAATCAGGGAACGGCGCGCCGATCCCCGTGAACAACAGGACGTCCTCTCGCTCCTCTGCCGCGCCCGGGACGAACAGGGACATCCCCTCACCGAAAACGCCGTTCGCGACGAGTTGGTCACGCTGATGCTGGCGGGACATGAGACCACAGCCAACGCCTTGACCTGGACCTGGATCCTCTTGTCCCGGTCGCCGGAAATCCGCGCGAAACTGGATGCAGAACTGAACACGGTGCTGCAGGGCCGCGCTCCCTCGACGGCCGACCTCCCGCATTTGGTCTATACGAAGATGCTGTGGGACGAATCGCTCCGTCTCTACCCCCCAGCCTGGTCGCTCCATACGAGGGTGAGTGCGGCAGAGGATCCGCTGCCATCCGGTGTGCGGCTGCCGGCCGGGGCCTACGTGCTGATCAGCCCCTGGAGCATTCACCGTGACCCGCGTTGGTTCCCCGATCCTGAACGGTTCGACCCCGAGCGGTTTGCGCCCCAGACGGATCAAGTCAGGCCGGCGTTCAGTTATCTGCCGTTCGGCGGAGGCGGGCGTCGTTGCATGGGAGAAGCGTTTGCCGAACTCGAGGGAATCTTGGTGCTGGCGACGCTGGCGTCGCGGACAAGCTTACAACTTCCGGACCGCGCCTCGACCGAACCGGACGCCTTGATGACCCTGCGCCCCAAGCATCCCGTCGTGATGACCGTCACGCCCCTGACGAGCCGGGTGGCTGCTTCTTCCGAGCCTTCTCGCCGGTAG
- a CDS encoding DUF488 domain-containing protein yields MARHAVVIKRIYESPSRGDGIRVLVDRLWPRGLSKSRANVDVWLRDIAPSTDLRVWFNHDPAKWKEFCVRYRAELRLKRSLVADLRRQVEQGPVTLLYGARDERFNQAAVLAQLLNRPKRPPTGEKARKKQPPGSSGA; encoded by the coding sequence ATGGCCCGCCACGCCGTAGTCATCAAACGGATCTATGAATCGCCGTCACGCGGCGACGGGATCCGCGTGCTGGTCGACCGTTTGTGGCCGCGCGGACTTTCCAAATCTCGTGCGAACGTGGATGTGTGGCTGCGGGATATTGCGCCGTCCACCGACCTGCGCGTCTGGTTCAACCATGACCCGGCCAAATGGAAGGAGTTTTGCGTTCGCTACCGGGCAGAGCTACGGCTGAAACGATCGCTCGTTGCCGACTTGCGCCGGCAGGTTGAACAGGGGCCGGTCACGCTCCTGTACGGCGCGCGGGACGAACGATTCAACCAGGCTGCCGTCCTTGCGCAACTGTTGAATCGTCCGAAGAGACCTCCTACCGGCGAGAAGGCTCGGAAGAAGCAGCCACCCGGCTCGTCAGGGGCGTGA
- a CDS encoding aldo/keto reductase: MPESEHKTATPSFIYGTAWKKEATTDLVLAALEAGFRAIDTANQLIHYDEARVGEALRIAAGRGIERAQLFLQTKFTSMSGQDSRLPYDSQAPLAAQVAQSFESSLAHLHTDYLDSYVLHGPHYRRGLGEEDWEVWGAIEALYESGRTKQIGVSNVSLEQLIALCEQARHKPMVVQNRCYAAFGWDQDVRRYCREQGITYQGFSLLTANREVFVEPDVRAMAEKYGTGLAQIVFRFAMQIGMVPLTGTGNPQHMTADLHCDRFSLSEDELRRIESIGL, encoded by the coding sequence ATGCCTGAAAGCGAACACAAGACCGCCACGCCTTCGTTCATCTACGGTACGGCATGGAAAAAAGAAGCGACGACGGACCTGGTGCTGGCGGCGTTGGAGGCCGGCTTTCGCGCGATCGACACCGCCAACCAGTTGATCCATTACGATGAGGCGCGGGTCGGGGAGGCACTGCGCATTGCGGCCGGTCGAGGAATCGAACGGGCGCAGTTGTTTCTGCAGACCAAGTTTACCTCCATGAGCGGCCAGGATTCCCGGCTACCCTACGATTCGCAGGCTCCCCTGGCGGCGCAGGTCGCACAGTCGTTCGAGAGTTCCCTCGCCCATTTGCACACCGACTATCTGGATTCCTACGTGCTCCACGGGCCCCACTATCGGCGGGGGCTTGGGGAAGAAGATTGGGAGGTCTGGGGCGCGATCGAGGCCCTGTATGAGTCCGGTCGGACCAAGCAGATCGGGGTGAGCAACGTGTCGCTCGAACAGCTGATTGCGCTGTGCGAACAGGCCAGGCACAAACCCATGGTCGTGCAGAATCGCTGTTACGCGGCGTTCGGCTGGGATCAGGACGTTCGGCGCTATTGTCGCGAACAAGGCATCACCTACCAAGGGTTTTCGCTGCTCACTGCCAACCGTGAAGTGTTCGTGGAGCCGGATGTGCGGGCGATGGCGGAAAAATACGGGACCGGACTCGCGCAGATCGTGTTCCGATTCGCCATGCAGATCGGCATGGTGCCGCTCACCGGAACCGGCAATCCGCAGCATATGACGGCAGACTTGCACTGTGACCGCTTTTCCCTCTCCGAAGACGAACTCCGACGGATCGAATCGATTGGGTTGTAA
- a CDS encoding sterol desaturase family protein, which produces METLYPYLLYWAVGLLFFSAEWLYPARDVPYRSVFWRDLLALGTYNLFFLVAIRITDRLPVPQYAPAALVEMPTLFKLILFYVVEDFGLYWVHRLMHTPALWSVHRWHHSPSYMYWLAGIRATLPHVILFNCTYVLALPLLKSASGWAFQVIMVEHVIRNNWMHMNVSWNSSKLEWLIVTPRYHSIHHSADPLHHKANLGALFTSWDRLFGTYYDPAKAAMPLTFGFNEQVPTARLVAGL; this is translated from the coding sequence GTGGAGACGCTCTATCCCTACCTGCTCTATTGGGCCGTCGGTCTGCTCTTCTTTTCGGCGGAGTGGCTCTATCCGGCGCGCGACGTGCCCTATCGCTCCGTCTTTTGGCGAGATCTGCTCGCGCTCGGCACCTACAACCTGTTTTTTCTCGTCGCCATTCGGATCACCGACCGGCTTCCCGTTCCACAATATGCTCCGGCCGCCCTCGTGGAGATGCCCACGCTCTTCAAGCTTATCCTGTTTTATGTGGTGGAGGATTTCGGTCTGTACTGGGTGCATCGGCTGATGCATACCCCTGCACTGTGGTCCGTGCACCGCTGGCACCATTCGCCGTCCTACATGTATTGGCTGGCCGGGATTCGCGCTACGCTGCCGCACGTGATCCTTTTCAACTGCACCTACGTCCTGGCGCTGCCCCTGCTCAAGAGTGCCTCCGGGTGGGCGTTCCAGGTCATCATGGTGGAGCACGTCATTCGCAACAATTGGATGCACATGAACGTGAGCTGGAATTCGTCGAAACTCGAATGGCTCATTGTGACCCCGCGGTACCACAGTATCCATCACAGCGCCGATCCGCTCCATCACAAGGCGAATCTGGGAGCCTTGTTCACCAGTTGGGATCGGCTCTTCGGCACCTATTACGATCCTGCCAAGGCGGCCATGCCGCTCACGTTCGGTTTCAACGAACAAGTCCCGACGGCACGGCTGGTCGCCGGCCTCTAG
- a CDS encoding OmpH family outer membrane protein, which yields MSLSVILLSAVLIGGCGGRATVVPQRSGAVEDAKVAVVDLLAVAERTQAGARLLAGLRAEADEFNLKMAASRQQLDQQLQEGRISPEEREAGEQRLRQNAKTVQSELLQKRKRVLATLHNKVASLAKGMAEQQGFTMVLVKGRPEVMMITWHVAPELDLTDRIIEEINRLYP from the coding sequence ATGTCTTTGAGCGTGATCCTGCTGTCGGCCGTCCTGATCGGCGGCTGCGGTGGTCGAGCGACCGTCGTCCCGCAAAGGTCCGGGGCCGTGGAAGACGCCAAAGTGGCCGTGGTCGATCTGCTTGCCGTCGCGGAACGGACGCAGGCCGGCGCGCGCTTGCTGGCCGGGCTGCGCGCTGAAGCCGACGAGTTCAACCTGAAGATGGCTGCATCTCGGCAGCAGCTCGATCAGCAACTCCAAGAGGGGCGGATCAGCCCCGAAGAGCGGGAGGCCGGCGAGCAGCGGTTGCGGCAGAACGCGAAAACCGTGCAATCGGAACTCCTCCAAAAACGCAAGCGAGTGTTGGCCACGTTGCACAACAAGGTCGCCTCGCTGGCGAAGGGCATGGCCGAGCAGCAGGGGTTCACCATGGTGCTCGTGAAGGGACGGCCCGAAGTCATGATGATTACCTGGCATGTGGCGCCCGAACTGGACTTGACCGATCGCATCATCGAGGAGATCAACCGGCTGTATCCGTGA